Proteins encoded by one window of Dietzia sp. B32:
- a CDS encoding polyadenylate-specific 3'-exoribonuclease AS, whose product MRYFYDCEFIEDGTTIELVSVGIVAEDGREFYAVSTEFDASAAGPWVRRNVLPKLPNPSSSAWMSRTRIRDELYDFVTAPPTGGVEMWAWIGAYDHVAVCQLWGDMTALPAAMPRFTRDVRQLWETAGRPELPQHPGGEHDALADARHAAMRFRAIAAKAPHLGL is encoded by the coding sequence GTGCGCTACTTCTACGACTGCGAGTTCATCGAGGACGGCACCACCATCGAGCTGGTCTCCGTGGGGATCGTCGCCGAGGACGGCCGTGAGTTCTACGCCGTCTCCACCGAGTTCGACGCCTCCGCGGCGGGGCCGTGGGTGCGGCGCAACGTCCTTCCCAAGCTGCCCAACCCGTCGTCGTCCGCATGGATGTCGCGGACACGGATCCGGGACGAGCTCTACGACTTCGTCACCGCCCCACCCACCGGCGGGGTCGAGATGTGGGCGTGGATCGGCGCCTACGACCATGTGGCCGTGTGCCAACTGTGGGGCGACATGACGGCGCTGCCGGCCGCCATGCCCCGGTTCACCCGGGATGTCCGTCAGCTCTGGGAGACCGCGGGCAGACCCGAACTGCCCCAGCACCCCGGCGGGGAGCACGACGCACTCGCCGACGCCCGTCACGCGGCGATGCGCTTCCGCGCCATCGCCGCGAAAGCGCCCCACCTGGGTCTCTGA
- a CDS encoding 1-acyl-sn-glycerol-3-phosphate acyltransferase, which produces MLYYLFKYVLIGPFLRLTSRRVVTGREHFPERGGALLVGNHQSVADWLFTPLLLPRRVTFLAKSDYFTGTGIRGMLSRWFFAGSGQHPIDRTNADAAQAALDAGLEVLSSGEILCIYPEGTRSPDGRLYRGKTGPARLALRAGVPIIPVGVTGTSEYVRRISRFRPGRRTEIRVMLGEPLDLSPWAGREGDRDAEREITDELMRRIQALTGQEYVHHTYGAEMKKRYEAVRKAGRNLLDHPVEGQR; this is translated from the coding sequence ACTACTTGTTCAAATACGTGCTCATCGGCCCGTTCCTGCGGCTGACGAGCCGTCGGGTCGTCACCGGCCGCGAGCATTTCCCCGAGCGCGGCGGTGCGCTGCTGGTGGGGAACCACCAGTCGGTCGCGGACTGGTTGTTCACCCCGTTGCTCCTGCCCCGGAGGGTCACCTTCCTGGCCAAGAGTGACTACTTCACCGGCACGGGCATCCGCGGGATGCTCAGCCGGTGGTTCTTCGCGGGCTCGGGGCAGCACCCGATCGACCGCACCAATGCGGACGCCGCCCAGGCCGCCCTCGACGCGGGACTCGAGGTCCTCTCCTCCGGGGAGATCCTGTGCATCTACCCGGAGGGGACCCGCTCGCCGGACGGTCGCCTGTACCGCGGGAAGACCGGACCGGCCCGCCTCGCGCTCCGCGCCGGGGTGCCCATCATCCCGGTGGGCGTGACCGGGACCTCGGAGTACGTCCGCCGGATCTCCCGGTTCCGCCCCGGACGACGCACCGAGATCCGCGTGATGCTCGGCGAGCCGCTCGACCTGTCGCCGTGGGCCGGACGCGAAGGGGACCGGGACGCGGAGCGTGAGATCACCGACGAGCTCATGCGCCGGATCCAGGCGCTGACCGGTCAGGAGTACGTCCACCACACGTACGGCGCGGAGATGAAGAAGCGCTACGAGGCGGTGCGCAAGGCCGGGCGGAACCTGCTCGACCACCCCGTCGAGGGACAGCGCTGA